A genomic window from Gemmatimonadota bacterium includes:
- a CDS encoding aminotransferase class I/II-fold pyridoxal phosphate-dependent enzyme — MKLRRAFEALPGYPLAGVAEARRRLEAAGVDVIDLGAGDADLPPPPAVVEALRAAAGEKAYGRYGFQLGLPALRESIAGWMETRFGVSFDPFREVLPLIGSKEGIAHLPLALLDPGDVGVLPDPGYQAYRGGVVLAGGEPWAVPLLPEHDFLIPLESLPPEIVARTRILFLNYPNNPTAASAPLEYLERAVAFCRTHDIVLAHDHAYSEIAFDGYRPPSIFQIPGARDVALEFHSFSKTYNMTGWRLGWAVGAPPLIAALTRVKTFMDTGAFLAVQAAGVAALGSWAEWVPDNVRRFQERRDAGVRALTAAGFRVDAPRATMYLWVPVPPGEDDATLARRALEEQGVVILPGSSLGAGGKGFFRIALTVEPDRLETAVQRLGQLL; from the coding sequence TTGAAGCTGAGGCGCGCCTTCGAGGCGCTGCCGGGCTATCCGCTGGCCGGTGTGGCCGAAGCCCGTCGGCGCCTGGAGGCGGCGGGCGTGGACGTGATCGACCTCGGGGCGGGCGACGCCGATCTGCCTCCCCCGCCTGCCGTCGTGGAAGCCCTGCGCGCCGCCGCGGGGGAGAAGGCGTACGGCCGCTACGGGTTCCAGCTCGGTCTCCCCGCGCTGCGGGAGTCGATCGCGGGCTGGATGGAGACCCGCTTCGGCGTGTCCTTCGATCCCTTCCGCGAGGTGCTGCCCCTGATCGGCTCCAAGGAGGGCATCGCGCACCTGCCCCTGGCGCTGCTCGATCCGGGAGACGTGGGCGTCCTGCCCGACCCCGGCTACCAGGCCTACCGGGGTGGCGTGGTCCTCGCCGGCGGGGAGCCGTGGGCCGTGCCGCTCCTGCCGGAGCACGACTTCCTCATCCCCCTGGAATCGCTGCCGCCGGAGATCGTGGCGCGCACACGCATCCTGTTCCTCAACTACCCGAACAACCCGACGGCGGCTTCGGCGCCGTTGGAGTACCTGGAGCGCGCGGTCGCGTTCTGCCGGACGCACGACATCGTCCTCGCCCACGACCACGCCTATTCCGAGATCGCGTTCGACGGCTATCGGCCGCCCAGCATCTTCCAGATCCCGGGCGCCCGTGACGTCGCCCTGGAGTTCCACTCGTTCTCGAAGACCTACAACATGACGGGGTGGCGCCTGGGGTGGGCGGTGGGGGCCCCGCCGTTGATCGCCGCCCTGACCCGGGTGAAGACGTTCATGGACACGGGGGCGTTCCTGGCCGTGCAGGCCGCGGGCGTGGCGGCCCTCGGGAGCTGGGCGGAGTGGGTGCCGGACAACGTGCGGCGCTTCCAGGAGCGTCGGGATGCCGGGGTCCGGGCCCTCACGGCCGCAGGCTTCCGCGTCGACGCCCCGCGAGCGACGATGTACCTGTGGGTGCCGGTTCCGCCCGGAGAGGACGACGCGACCCTCGCCCGGCGCGCGCTCGAGGAGCAGGGGGTGGTGATCCTGCCCGGGTCCTCCCTGGGAGCAGGCGGAAAGGGCTTCTTCCGCATCGCCTTGACGGTCGAGCCGGACCGCCTGGAGACCGCGGTCCAGCGCCTGGGCCAGCTGCTCTGA